A stretch of the Sulfuritortus calidifontis genome encodes the following:
- a CDS encoding DsrE family protein, with product MKPTSLLTALLAALSFAIATPVVAATNPAPAKVASKKKPAAPKEKVVYHINDASVARIAMRNVENHLAAAPDAKIVVVTHGKGIDFLLNDAKDDKGPYQGQVAGLKEKGVEFRVCRNTLKSRNLGDDAVIMEAQVVPSGVAEIGKLQAKEGYVYLKP from the coding sequence ATGAAACCAACCTCTCTGTTGACTGCACTGCTGGCAGCGCTGTCCTTCGCCATCGCAACACCTGTGGTTGCCGCCACTAATCCGGCCCCTGCCAAAGTAGCCAGCAAGAAGAAACCTGCCGCCCCCAAGGAAAAGGTGGTCTATCACATCAACGATGCCAGCGTTGCCCGCATCGCCATGCGCAACGTGGAGAACCACCTGGCCGCGGCGCCGGATGCCAAGATCGTCGTGGTCACCCATGGCAAGGGCATCGATTTCCTGCTCAACGACGCCAAGGACGACAAGGGGCCATATCAGGGCCAGGTAGCCGGCCTCAAGGAGAAAGGCGTCGAGTTCCGGGTCTGTCGCAACACCCTGAAAAGCCGCAACCTGGGCGATGACGCCGTCATCATGGAAGCCCAGGTCGTGCCGTCCGGCGTCGCCGAGATCGGCAAGCTTCAGGCCAAGGAAGGCTACGTCTACCTGAAGCCTTAA
- a CDS encoding DUF2784 domain-containing protein, which yields MSYSLLADLVLLAHLGFIAFVGGGGLLVSRWPRLIWLHLPAAAWGAAVEIGNLPCPLTPLENHLRQAAGEAGYAGDFIGHYLLAVIYPEGLTRPVQIGLGLLAIAMNLVIYGRLLRRLRHSGNNQ from the coding sequence ATGAGCTACAGCCTGCTGGCCGATCTCGTCCTGCTGGCGCACCTGGGTTTCATCGCCTTCGTCGGCGGCGGCGGTCTGCTGGTCAGCCGCTGGCCGCGCCTGATCTGGCTGCATCTACCGGCCGCGGCCTGGGGTGCGGCGGTGGAGATCGGCAATCTTCCCTGCCCGCTCACGCCGCTGGAAAACCACCTGCGGCAGGCGGCCGGTGAGGCCGGCTACGCCGGCGATTTCATCGGCCACTATCTGCTCGCCGTCATCTACCCGGAAGGCCTGACCCGGCCGGTGCAGATCGGCCTTGGCCTCCTGGCCATTGCAATGAATCTGGTGATCTACGGCCGGCTCCTCCGACGCCTACGCCACAGCGGCAATAACCAGTAA
- a CDS encoding porin — protein sequence MKRSLIAAGVLAAFANAIPAQAGNWVDAIGTEPADAPKFRFFGFVQPTYTYYLADRMSGGNAQINGQYQPNNLVGPNFDSVNQVQLLRAQFGARGNLTDKINYFLLTDVGRNATTVQHPFMVTDASLTFNFIPGARIRAGLFKLPTGEEALVPNPTHHSYVYYSAVTSALVQETFFKDVAGTPSGCTVLAGNISLDCGQAATGNNAFRDWGVQVFDSFLKDNWEFAYAAMLSNGNEIESIGDNDDNKDLTLRGQVSYIFGGKGANREDVYAFAWRQDGKRSYGTTERDRIREGVGFRYNKSGLRISGEYIRGEGMIAGGPNPPTIAQKPTGLTPPYNLNIALDGKARGWYLESGWKFHPSWEIEARYDEFDRSHDDPAAQRIFKTWTLGAQYFLNKNTRVTLNYEWRDQEVPHVNAITNAAQRTNALVVADNTADRLSLQLTYWW from the coding sequence ATGAAACGCAGCCTGATCGCTGCGGGGGTACTTGCTGCCTTCGCAAACGCAATACCGGCCCAGGCCGGCAACTGGGTCGACGCCATCGGCACCGAGCCGGCCGATGCGCCCAAGTTCCGCTTTTTCGGCTTTGTCCAGCCGACCTACACATACTACCTGGCCGATCGCATGTCGGGCGGCAACGCCCAGATCAATGGCCAATACCAGCCCAACAACCTGGTCGGCCCCAACTTCGACAGCGTCAATCAGGTCCAACTATTGCGTGCCCAGTTCGGTGCCCGCGGCAACCTGACCGACAAGATCAATTATTTCCTGCTCACCGATGTCGGCCGCAATGCAACCACGGTGCAGCACCCATTCATGGTCACCGATGCCTCGCTCACCTTCAACTTCATTCCGGGCGCGCGCATCCGGGCCGGCCTGTTCAAGCTGCCCACCGGCGAGGAGGCCCTGGTGCCCAACCCCACTCATCATTCCTACGTCTACTACAGCGCCGTCACCAGCGCCCTGGTGCAGGAGACTTTCTTCAAGGACGTAGCCGGCACCCCGTCGGGCTGTACCGTCCTTGCCGGCAACATCTCACTTGATTGCGGCCAGGCGGCTACCGGTAACAACGCCTTCCGAGACTGGGGCGTCCAGGTATTCGACAGCTTCCTCAAGGACAACTGGGAATTCGCCTATGCGGCCATGCTCTCCAACGGCAACGAGATCGAGAGCATCGGCGACAACGACGACAACAAGGACCTCACCCTGCGCGGCCAGGTCTCCTACATCTTCGGCGGCAAGGGTGCCAACCGCGAGGACGTCTACGCCTTCGCCTGGCGCCAGGACGGTAAGCGCAGCTATGGCACGACCGAACGCGACCGCATCCGCGAGGGGGTCGGTTTCCGCTACAACAAGAGCGGCCTGCGCATCTCCGGCGAATACATCCGGGGCGAGGGCATGATCGCCGGCGGCCCCAACCCGCCTACCATCGCGCAGAAGCCCACCGGCCTGACCCCACCCTACAACCTCAACATCGCGCTCGACGGCAAGGCGCGGGGCTGGTATCTGGAAAGCGGTTGGAAGTTTCACCCGAGCTGGGAAATCGAGGCGCGCTACGACGAATTCGACCGCAGTCACGACGACCCGGCGGCCCAGCGCATCTTCAAGACCTGGACCCTGGGTGCCCAGTACTTCCTCAACAAGAACACCCGGGTGACCTTGAACTATGAGTGGCGCGATCAGGAAGTGCCGCATGTCAACGCCATCACCAATGCCGCTCAACGAACCAACGCCCTGGTCGTGGCCGACAATACTGCAGACCGGCTCAGTCTTCAGCTGACTTATTGGTGGTAA
- a CDS encoding RNA polymerase sigma factor, which produces MTLLSFFSGSRACGVRLKQQRARLLRVAYAWCHNRALAEDLVQETLARAVEKCSQLRESEQVEPWLFAILTNCWRDHLRRLRPQEDIDELEEALLDPAPGPDRLGERGQIVDRVRAAVARLPLGQREVLTLVDLEDFSYAEVSGILDIPIGTVMSRLCRARQSLKKDLIEFDVVTAGDSAPLRRVK; this is translated from the coding sequence ATGACCTTGCTTTCATTTTTTTCCGGTTCACGCGCCTGCGGTGTTCGGCTCAAGCAGCAAAGGGCCAGGCTGCTGCGCGTGGCCTATGCCTGGTGTCACAACCGCGCGCTGGCCGAAGACCTGGTTCAGGAGACCCTGGCCCGCGCGGTGGAAAAGTGCAGCCAACTCAGAGAGTCCGAACAGGTCGAGCCTTGGCTGTTCGCGATCCTGACCAACTGCTGGCGCGATCACCTACGGCGTTTGCGTCCCCAGGAGGACATCGACGAGTTGGAAGAGGCCCTGCTCGACCCGGCGCCGGGGCCGGACCGGCTGGGCGAGCGGGGGCAGATCGTCGACCGGGTGCGGGCCGCTGTCGCGCGTCTGCCGCTGGGGCAGCGCGAGGTGTTGACCCTGGTCGACCTGGAAGATTTCTCCTATGCCGAGGTCAGCGGCATTCTCGATATCCCCATCGGCACGGTCATGAGCCGGCTGTGTCGTGCCCGCCAGTCACTGAAAAAAGACCTGATCGAATTCGATGTGGTGACCGCGGGCGATTCGGCACCACTGCGGAGGGTGAAATAA
- a CDS encoding RnfABCDGE type electron transport complex subunit D has product MTGSPYITQPRRETPRVMQLVLLALLPGITAHWWLFGPGILVSLLLCSLFAIGFESLALLMRNRPIGFYLRDNTALVTAWLLALSMPTLAPWWLYLVGIFFAIIVAKHFYGGMGQNLFNPAMVGFAVLILSFPVQMTQWPAPAALAAHVPSLVEAFDLVFAGQGALSVDAYTSATPLDSLKTQLRAGTAFDDIAGQAIFGHIGGTGGEIVALMFLAGGLLLLALRLITWHIPLAFLAAIALTAGVIQLIEPGEQAGILFHLATGGAMLGAFFIATDPITAASTPRGKLLYAAGAGFLTVIIRVYGNFPDGVAFAVLLMNIAAPLIDLYTQPRVFGQTGRKDKQP; this is encoded by the coding sequence ATGACCGGTTCGCCCTACATCACCCAGCCCCGGCGCGAGACGCCGCGCGTCATGCAACTGGTACTGCTGGCCCTGCTGCCGGGCATCACCGCGCACTGGTGGCTGTTCGGGCCCGGCATCCTGGTCAGCCTGCTCTTGTGCAGCCTGTTCGCCATCGGCTTCGAGAGCCTGGCCCTGCTCATGCGCAATCGACCGATCGGCTTTTATCTGCGCGACAACACCGCGCTGGTCACCGCCTGGCTGCTGGCCCTGTCCATGCCCACGCTGGCACCCTGGTGGCTGTATCTGGTCGGCATCTTCTTCGCCATCATCGTGGCCAAGCATTTCTACGGCGGCATGGGCCAGAACCTGTTCAACCCGGCCATGGTCGGCTTTGCCGTGCTGATCCTGAGCTTCCCAGTGCAGATGACCCAATGGCCGGCACCGGCGGCCCTGGCCGCGCACGTGCCCAGCCTGGTCGAGGCCTTCGATCTGGTCTTCGCCGGCCAGGGTGCGCTGAGCGTCGATGCCTACACCTCGGCCACGCCGCTGGACAGCCTGAAGACCCAGCTGCGCGCCGGCACCGCCTTCGACGACATTGCCGGCCAGGCCATATTCGGCCATATCGGCGGCACGGGGGGCGAAATCGTCGCTCTCATGTTCCTGGCAGGCGGCCTGCTGCTGCTGGCCTTGCGCCTGATCACCTGGCACATCCCGCTCGCCTTCCTTGCCGCCATCGCGCTCACCGCAGGCGTCATTCAACTCATCGAACCTGGCGAACAAGCCGGTATCCTGTTCCACCTGGCCACGGGCGGCGCCATGCTCGGCGCCTTCTTCATCGCGACCGACCCGATCACCGCCGCCTCGACCCCGCGCGGCAAGCTGCTCTACGCTGCCGGTGCCGGCTTTCTCACCGTGATCATCCGGGTCTACGGCAACTTCCCGGACGGCGTCGCCTTCGCCGTGCTGCTGATGAACATCGCCGCGCCGCTGATCGACCTCTATACCCAGCCGCGGGTGTTCGGCCAGACCGGCAGGAAGGACAAGCAGCCATGA
- the rsxC gene encoding electron transport complex subunit RsxC — protein MRSLHPFPGGVHPADHKAESNGRPIAQAPLLPRYVVPLRQHIGTPAKPVVKVGDKVLKGQSIGHADGYVSTAIHAPTSGRVVAVAPQPVPHPSGIADLAIVIEADGDDRAIEYEPLIDWRSMDPSTLRNRIRDLGLAGLGGAVFPSYIKLNPKSAGRVPTLILNGAECEPWITCDDRLMRERAHDILRGTAVIQSLLHAEEILIGIEDNKPEAIAAMREAAEQCGFPIEVVAVPTQYPAGGGKQLTYLLTGKETPSGALSTDIGIQVFNVGTAYSLYRAIEFGEPVISRVVTATGHVAEPQNIEVRIGTPIADLIRLAGGELSGASGRLIGGPMMGFDLRDTAAPITKAVNCVIVKSPALFPPAPPPMPCIRCGECARACPVSLQPFEMHWYAKARDFGKAQGYQLFDCIECGCCSYVCPSHIPLVDYFRFAKSEIWAREREKQAAEQARTRHEFHQFRAEREKQEKADKLAAKAAERLKQAEPTTATADPEAERKKAILQAAIERAKKAKEDVTPKNVDNVSAEVRHEIEEIEARRAKLREAAHAQDEDKA, from the coding sequence ATGCGCAGCCTGCATCCCTTCCCCGGCGGCGTCCACCCTGCGGACCACAAGGCCGAGTCGAACGGCCGGCCAATCGCCCAAGCACCGCTGCTGCCGCGCTATGTCGTGCCCCTGCGCCAGCATATCGGCACGCCGGCCAAGCCGGTGGTCAAGGTGGGCGACAAGGTGCTCAAGGGTCAGAGCATCGGCCACGCCGACGGTTATGTCTCCACCGCCATCCACGCCCCCACTTCCGGCCGGGTAGTCGCCGTGGCGCCACAGCCGGTGCCGCACCCGTCCGGCATCGCCGATCTCGCGATCGTGATCGAGGCCGACGGCGACGACCGGGCCATCGAATATGAGCCGCTGATCGACTGGCGCAGCATGGACCCGAGCACGCTGCGCAACCGCATCCGCGATCTGGGCCTGGCCGGCCTGGGCGGCGCGGTGTTCCCCAGCTACATCAAGCTCAATCCCAAAAGCGCGGGCAGGGTTCCCACCCTGATCCTCAACGGCGCCGAATGCGAACCCTGGATCACCTGCGACGACCGGCTGATGCGCGAACGGGCGCACGACATCCTGCGCGGCACGGCGGTCATCCAGTCCCTGCTCCATGCCGAAGAGATCCTGATCGGCATCGAGGACAACAAGCCCGAGGCGATTGCCGCCATGCGCGAGGCTGCCGAGCAATGCGGCTTCCCGATCGAGGTGGTGGCGGTGCCCACCCAGTATCCTGCCGGCGGCGGCAAGCAGCTGACCTATCTCTTGACCGGCAAGGAAACGCCGTCCGGCGCGTTGTCGACCGATATCGGCATCCAGGTGTTCAACGTCGGCACCGCCTACAGCCTGTACCGGGCGATCGAATTCGGCGAGCCGGTGATCTCGCGCGTGGTCACCGCCACCGGCCATGTCGCCGAGCCGCAGAACATCGAGGTGCGCATCGGCACCCCGATCGCCGACCTGATCCGCCTGGCCGGCGGCGAGCTGTCCGGTGCCTCGGGCCGGCTGATCGGCGGTCCGATGATGGGCTTCGACCTGCGCGACACCGCCGCACCCATCACCAAGGCGGTCAACTGCGTCATCGTCAAGAGCCCGGCCCTGTTCCCGCCCGCGCCGCCGCCCATGCCCTGCATCCGTTGCGGCGAATGCGCCCGCGCCTGCCCGGTCAGCCTGCAGCCCTTCGAGATGCACTGGTATGCCAAGGCCCGCGACTTCGGCAAGGCCCAGGGCTACCAGCTGTTCGACTGTATCGAATGCGGCTGCTGCAGCTATGTCTGTCCCAGCCACATCCCCCTGGTCGATTACTTCCGCTTTGCCAAGAGCGAGATCTGGGCCCGCGAACGCGAGAAGCAAGCCGCGGAACAGGCCCGTACCCGACACGAGTTCCATCAGTTCCGGGCAGAGCGGGAGAAGCAGGAAAAAGCGGACAAGCTCGCGGCCAAGGCGGCCGAACGCCTGAAGCAGGCCGAGCCGACGACGGCCACCGCCGACCCCGAGGCCGAGCGCAAGAAGGCCATCCTCCAAGCCGCCATCGAGCGGGCGAAGAAGGCCAAGGAAGACGTCACGCCGAAGAACGTCGACAATGTCTCGGCCGAGGTGCGGCACGAGATCGAGGAGATCGAGGCGCGGCGCGCCAAGCTGCGCGAAGCGGCCCACGCCCAGGATGAGGACAAGGCATGA
- a CDS encoding DsrE family protein: MNKTQQFSDEFLNAFVDGELSPAERTQAIEQISGDALLKRQVCELNMLKEMVKSSYRGPNSVSHDFGTGRRRPQVRHAIAASCLVVVGVLAGWLGRGHLADDRDTLRTAWLGNVATNQNRIMLHVDKAGLARFDQVLDRAEHALDAARRDGRRIQVELVANSQGIDLLRAATSPYADRLQRLQARYDNLALIGCGQTLKKLQERGQDTRLLPGVHIAPAALDEVVDKLQAGWVYIKV; the protein is encoded by the coding sequence ATGAACAAGACGCAGCAGTTCTCGGACGAATTCCTCAATGCCTTCGTCGATGGCGAGTTGTCTCCGGCCGAGCGGACCCAGGCCATCGAGCAGATCAGCGGCGATGCACTGCTGAAAAGGCAGGTCTGCGAGCTCAATATGCTCAAGGAGATGGTCAAGTCCAGCTATCGTGGGCCGAACAGCGTCTCGCACGACTTCGGTACCGGCCGTCGCCGGCCTCAGGTCAGGCACGCCATCGCCGCCAGCTGCCTGGTCGTGGTCGGGGTGCTGGCTGGTTGGCTGGGCCGCGGCCATCTGGCAGATGACAGGGACACGCTGCGCACCGCGTGGCTGGGCAATGTCGCGACCAATCAGAACCGGATCATGCTGCATGTCGACAAGGCCGGCCTGGCCCGTTTCGATCAGGTTCTGGACCGGGCTGAGCATGCCCTGGATGCCGCCCGTCGCGATGGCCGACGAATCCAGGTCGAACTGGTGGCCAACAGCCAGGGCATCGATCTCTTGCGCGCGGCGACCTCACCCTATGCCGATCGACTGCAACGGCTGCAGGCGCGCTATGACAACCTGGCCTTGATCGGCTGCGGCCAAACGCTGAAGAAGTTACAGGAACGCGGCCAGGACACCCGCCTGCTACCCGGCGTGCACATCGCGCCGGCGGCGCTCGACGAGGTGGTGGACAAGTTGCAGGCCGGCTGGGTCTACATCAAGGTCTGA
- the ald gene encoding alanine dehydrogenase, with protein MRIGIPKEIKNHEYRVAATPASVAELVRAGHAVMVGTNAGHAIGYDDAAYQAAGASIAATPTALYRECELIYKVKEPLAEEIPLLREGQILFCYLHLAAAPELARALLERGVTAVAFETVMDTRGATPLLAPMSQIAGRLALQMGMQALEMKNGGRGVLLSGVPGVAPGRVVILGGGNVGGNAARIAVGIGADVTLLDRNAAKLKTYDDLYQGRLKTRFASPANIEQCLAEADLVVGAAYVPGRHAPRLISRALLRAMPRGAALVDVSIDQGGTAETSRPTSHAEPFFVEEGVVHYCVPNMPGAVARTGTLALAEATLPYLLKLAGEGMHRAFEQDAGFAAGLNLAKGRLAHPGLAEDLGLDCADWRNLL; from the coding sequence ATGCGCATCGGCATTCCGAAAGAGATCAAGAACCACGAATACCGCGTTGCCGCCACCCCGGCCAGCGTGGCTGAACTGGTCCGCGCCGGCCATGCCGTCATGGTCGGGACCAACGCCGGCCATGCCATCGGCTATGACGACGCTGCCTACCAGGCCGCCGGGGCCTCGATTGCGGCCACCCCGACGGCGCTCTATCGCGAATGCGAGCTGATCTACAAGGTCAAGGAACCCCTGGCCGAGGAGATTCCCCTGCTGCGCGAAGGCCAGATTCTGTTCTGCTATCTGCATCTGGCCGCGGCGCCGGAACTGGCCCGAGCCCTGCTCGAGCGCGGCGTGACCGCCGTCGCCTTCGAAACCGTGATGGATACCAGGGGTGCCACGCCCCTGCTCGCCCCGATGTCCCAGATCGCCGGCCGGCTGGCGCTCCAGATGGGCATGCAGGCTTTGGAGATGAAAAACGGCGGCCGCGGCGTGCTGCTTTCGGGTGTGCCGGGCGTGGCCCCCGGCCGGGTGGTCATCCTCGGCGGCGGCAATGTCGGGGGCAATGCCGCCCGCATCGCAGTCGGCATCGGTGCCGACGTCACCCTGCTCGATCGCAATGCGGCCAAGCTGAAAACCTACGACGACCTCTACCAGGGCCGACTGAAAACCCGTTTCGCCAGCCCAGCCAATATCGAGCAGTGCCTGGCCGAGGCCGACCTCGTGGTTGGCGCCGCCTATGTGCCGGGCCGCCACGCCCCGCGTCTGATCAGCCGCGCGCTATTGCGCGCCATGCCACGCGGTGCCGCCCTGGTCGACGTCTCCATCGACCAAGGCGGCACCGCGGAGACCTCGCGGCCGACCAGCCATGCTGAGCCTTTCTTCGTCGAGGAAGGCGTTGTCCACTATTGCGTGCCGAACATGCCGGGCGCGGTGGCCCGCACCGGCACCCTGGCCCTGGCCGAGGCGACCCTGCCTTATCTGCTAAAACTGGCCGGAGAAGGGATGCACCGCGCCTTCGAACAGGATGCCGGCTTTGCCGCCGGCCTCAATCTGGCGAAGGGCCGCCTGGCCCACCCCGGCCTGGCGGAAGACCTCGGCCTCGACTGCGCCGACTGGCGCAATCTGCTGTGA
- the rsxB gene encoding electron transport complex subunit RsxB — MLTAILVMALGGLLLGGVLGWASVRYRVEDDPLVEKIDAILPQTQCGQCGFPGCKPYAEAISKGEADINRCPPGGEDGVKRLAELLGVDPKPLGEGLEHKPKSVAVIDENLCIGCTLCIQACPVDAIVGAAKQMHVIIADQCTGCELCLPPCPVECIHMEVVREDITSWKWRYPVIPLHPVKKS; from the coding sequence GTGTTGACCGCCATTCTGGTCATGGCCTTGGGCGGCCTGCTGCTCGGTGGCGTGCTGGGCTGGGCCTCGGTCCGCTACCGGGTCGAGGACGACCCGCTGGTGGAGAAAATCGACGCCATCCTGCCCCAGACCCAGTGCGGCCAATGCGGCTTCCCCGGCTGCAAGCCCTATGCCGAGGCCATCTCCAAGGGCGAGGCCGACATCAACCGCTGCCCGCCTGGCGGCGAGGATGGCGTCAAGCGCCTGGCCGAACTGCTCGGGGTCGATCCCAAACCCCTGGGCGAAGGCCTGGAGCACAAGCCGAAGTCGGTGGCGGTCATCGACGAGAACCTGTGCATCGGCTGCACCCTGTGCATCCAGGCCTGCCCGGTCGATGCCATCGTCGGTGCCGCCAAGCAGATGCACGTCATCATCGCCGACCAATGCACCGGTTGCGAGCTGTGCCTGCCGCCCTGCCCGGTCGAGTGCATCCACATGGAAGTGGTGCGCGAGGACATCACCAGCTGGAAGTGGCGCTACCCGGTGATCCCCCTGCATCCGGTAAAGAAGAGCTGA
- a CDS encoding CDGSH iron-sulfur domain-containing protein has product MSDPVVAAKSPIGVELEPGEYWWCSCGRSKTQPFCDGSHQGTDFQPMAFKVEKKDTYWLCACKHTANAPFCDGAHELLD; this is encoded by the coding sequence ATGAGCGATCCCGTCGTAGCCGCAAAGAGCCCCATCGGCGTCGAACTTGAACCGGGCGAATACTGGTGGTGCAGTTGCGGCCGCTCCAAGACCCAGCCGTTCTGCGACGGCTCGCACCAGGGCACGGACTTCCAGCCAATGGCCTTCAAGGTGGAGAAAAAGGACACCTACTGGCTCTGCGCCTGCAAGCACACGGCCAATGCCCCCTTCTGCGACGGCGCCCACGAACTGCTCGACTGA
- the rsxG gene encoding electron transport complex subunit RsxG, with translation MKAMVRAAITTALALLVFSAIGTVLLSGTYSLTLDTITRSEQATRQILIAQTLPEGSFDNNLVAEAMPLALDPLLGGKKPGLAYPARLNGKPVAVVIEATAPDGYAGEIKLLIGILADGRLGGVRVAQHKETPGLGDYIELKKNPWIRQFDGLSLGSMAEDQWRVRKDGGRFDYMAGATITPRAIVKAVHKALRYFELHKAELLKPSSEVTA, from the coding sequence ATGAAGGCCATGGTCCGCGCCGCCATCACCACGGCCCTGGCCTTGCTGGTATTCAGCGCCATCGGCACGGTGTTGCTTTCCGGCACCTACAGCCTGACCCTCGACACCATCACCCGCAGCGAACAGGCCACCCGGCAAATTCTGATCGCCCAGACCCTGCCGGAAGGCAGCTTCGACAATAACCTGGTGGCCGAGGCCATGCCGCTGGCGCTCGATCCTCTGCTCGGCGGCAAGAAGCCCGGCCTCGCCTATCCGGCGCGCCTGAACGGCAAGCCGGTGGCGGTGGTGATCGAAGCCACGGCGCCGGATGGTTACGCCGGCGAGATCAAGCTCTTGATCGGCATCCTGGCCGACGGTCGCCTGGGCGGCGTGCGCGTCGCCCAGCACAAGGAGACCCCTGGCCTGGGCGACTACATCGAGCTCAAGAAGAACCCTTGGATTCGCCAGTTCGACGGCCTCTCGCTCGGCAGCATGGCGGAAGACCAATGGCGGGTGCGCAAGGATGGCGGCCGCTTCGACTACATGGCCGGCGCCACCATTACCCCACGCGCCATCGTCAAGGCGGTGCACAAGGCGTTGCGCTATTTCGAACTGCACAAGGCGGAGTTGCTCAAACCAAGCAGCGAGGTGACGGCATGA
- a CDS encoding quinone-dependent dihydroorotate dehydrogenase, whose product MNPYPYLRPLLFALDAENAHNLTLKALKAAQATGLLGLVSETVTASPRTVMGLEFPNPVGLAAGLDKNGECIDAWAALGFGFIEVGTVTPRPQPGNPKPRLFRLPDAQAIINRMGFNNHGIDALLENVARARYRGILGINIGKNFDTPIERAVDDYLIGLRKAYPAASYVTVNISSPNTKNLRDLQQGDELNRLLAALKAEQAHLADQHGKYTPIAVKIAPDLEASQITDMAALFRQHRIDAIIATNTTLSRHGVEGLNHGEEAGGLSGRPVREKSTAVLAALHRELAGEIPLIGVGGILSGEDAKAKLAAGASLVQIYSGLIYRGPALIAECAAAIRP is encoded by the coding sequence ATGAATCCCTACCCTTACCTGCGTCCTCTGCTGTTCGCGCTCGATGCCGAGAACGCCCACAACCTCACGTTGAAGGCACTGAAGGCTGCGCAGGCTACAGGCCTGCTCGGGCTTGTGAGCGAAACCGTGACCGCCAGCCCGCGCACGGTCATGGGTCTGGAATTTCCCAATCCGGTCGGCCTGGCCGCCGGCCTGGACAAGAACGGCGAATGCATCGACGCCTGGGCCGCCCTCGGCTTCGGCTTCATCGAGGTGGGCACCGTCACCCCCCGGCCCCAGCCAGGCAACCCCAAGCCGCGCCTGTTCCGCCTGCCCGATGCCCAGGCCATCATCAACCGCATGGGCTTCAACAATCACGGTATCGACGCCCTGCTGGAAAACGTCGCCCGCGCCCGCTACCGCGGCATCCTCGGCATCAACATCGGCAAGAACTTCGACACCCCGATTGAGCGGGCTGTGGACGACTACCTGATCGGCCTGCGCAAGGCCTACCCGGCAGCCAGCTACGTCACGGTCAACATCTCCTCGCCCAACACCAAGAACCTGCGCGACCTGCAACAGGGTGACGAACTCAACCGGCTGCTCGCCGCCTTGAAGGCGGAACAGGCGCACCTGGCCGATCAGCATGGCAAGTACACCCCCATCGCTGTGAAGATCGCACCCGACCTGGAAGCCAGCCAGATCACCGACATGGCTGCCCTGTTCCGCCAACATCGCATCGACGCCATCATCGCCACCAATACCACTTTGTCGCGCCATGGTGTCGAGGGCCTAAACCACGGCGAAGAGGCTGGCGGCCTGTCGGGTCGGCCGGTGCGGGAAAAGTCGACCGCCGTGCTGGCAGCGCTGCATCGCGAACTGGCGGGAGAAATTCCCCTGATCGGGGTCGGCGGCATCCTCTCGGGCGAGGATGCCAAGGCCAAACTGGCCGCAGGCGCCAGCCTGGTGCAGATCTACAGCGGCCTGATCTACCGCGGACCGGCGCTTATCGCCGAATGCGCGGCTGCCATCAGACCTTGA
- the rsxA gene encoding electron transport complex subunit RsxA — MQDYLLLLIGTVFVNNIVMSKILGLCPFMGVSRKLETSLGLGAATAFVLTLASGASYIIDTYLLGPDLSYLRTLSFIITIAAIVGFTEMFIKKTSPVLFRVLGIYLPLITTNCAVLGIPLLTVQEGHNFVESLVFGLGGALGFSMVLILFAAMRERLEAAEVPPAFRGTSIAMVTAGLMSLAFLGFSGLIK, encoded by the coding sequence ATGCAAGATTACCTACTCCTCCTCATCGGCACGGTGTTCGTCAACAACATCGTGATGAGCAAGATCCTCGGCCTCTGCCCGTTCATGGGCGTATCCCGGAAGCTGGAAACCTCGCTCGGTCTCGGCGCCGCCACCGCCTTCGTCCTCACCCTGGCCTCGGGCGCCAGCTACATCATCGACACCTACCTGCTCGGCCCGGATCTGAGCTATCTGCGCACCCTGTCCTTCATCATCACCATCGCGGCCATCGTCGGCTTCACCGAGATGTTCATCAAGAAGACCAGCCCGGTGCTGTTCCGCGTCCTCGGCATCTATCTGCCCCTGATCACCACCAACTGCGCCGTGCTCGGCATCCCCCTGCTCACCGTGCAGGAGGGGCACAACTTCGTCGAATCCCTGGTCTTCGGCCTGGGCGGCGCCCTCGGTTTCTCGATGGTTTTGATCCTGTTCGCCGCCATGCGCGAGCGGCTGGAGGCGGCCGAGGTGCCGCCCGCCTTCCGCGGCACCAGCATCGCCATGGTCACCGCCGGCCTGATGAGCCTGGCCTTCCTGGGCTTTTCGGGGCTGATCAAGTGA